A region of the Alligator mississippiensis isolate rAllMis1 chromosome 5, rAllMis1, whole genome shotgun sequence genome:
TAACCAACCTTTTTAATTACCTTATTcatctatataaatatattgcCACAGTTttgaacaggggcgggcaattattttgggcaaagggccgcttactaagtttcagaaagccatcaagggctgcatgacaggcagctcagggcagattaatattaattttctaaaatttttagcagccctgcgggccagatagaatggcctgacgggCCGCATCTgacccccgggctgcattttgcccacccctggtcttgAATGTTATTGTGCAATGAGAATAAAGACATGTTTCTGGTCTCAAGGAGCACACCATCTGAGTTGGATAAGGCATGATGCAAGAGAACACATCAGGAAAGAAGGAATTTTACACAAAACAGGATGATTCAGTCGTTTTGTTTTCATGCAGTATGTACTGTGCCTACTCCTATTTAATGGCTATTTTATGAGTTTGGCACAGGAGTGGGGTGGCCATAGCTGAGGAAGTCATAGGACAAAAAAGATCCTAGAAAGCAGTTGTGGTATAAAGAGATGGCAGGGAAATCAGAAATGtacaggggcagcatggggccctgtgaatcccagcaggcaggtggcacAAGGCTCCGCAGCCCAATCCCTGCAAGTAGAGAACTGgaactggagcagcagggcagctgcccGCCCCTCCGCACCACTGCctagtactcaaatccaagatgaggggctttttctgCATATTGAATGGGGGAAAAACCTCATTTCAGCTTTGAGCAAATATGGTAATTGAGAGATTAGGTATTATGCTAAACTTCTTTGACAGAAGTACCAATTTCATTTCAAAGGACCGTAAGAACTTTAAAATTAATGTTATCAGTATTTTAATACAGCAATATTGTTAATAAGAAACTGAAAACTACAGATATGCAATAAATATGATGAAGATATGCTTCAGTATCAAGTATTGCAAGAACTCCTTTTTTCATCAACTTTCATGGATTTTTTGATGGCAATGGACCTCTTCCTTTCTGTTTAGCAGCCTTCTCCTTTTTCAACTGTAAGACAGACAGACACTTATAATAGTACTCCAATCACATTTTTGCATCTTTGCAGGGCTGAGTAAAATATCTAGAATTCCTATAACCACCTCACTAATAGCATTATTACTAAGCCTCAATCCTTTTCCTTCAAAATCTTGGTAAAGGCCTTGCAACTTAGTAGTAATACCATTTTTCTAAACTGATATTACATTTGCTAAATCTGTAGTACAGTCCttgaaaaatacttttaaaggTAAAGGTTCAGAGTTTGAAAAAGCTCAGACAGTTCTAAAAGAAATAAAGATAACATCTCTTGCAAAGAACAAGCGCAACAGCAGTATAAAGTTTTCTAAAACTAGTTAGTTAAATCACATTGCTTTTACAGAAGAACAAGTAAACAGTTACAGCATGCTTCCAGCTGAGATGACAGAGTTAAGTAATACTCTGCATTTAACCAAAAACTGGACAAAAACTGCAATAGCTTTTAATAAGTAAAAAGGTATGAGGTTTTAGGAGACCACCCATTAGAGAAGGGAACTTTATTTTTTGCAGACTGTTACTCTTTATTGCCTAGAATGGAAAGaacttttgatttcagaatttGTTTGTCCTTTGTGGCATGGTAATATTTCCTTACCTTCCTCTAAGATAGAAAAGTTATAAATTATAGCTGCTGTGAGAAGAGAAAGATCATTGAACCATTCCAGATGCAAATGGTCTATAATCTTCAGCACTGCTAAGTAACCTTGTCACAACCCTCATTTTGATAAGGGAGTATTTTTTCAGGACCAGAACAGTAGAAATTATAGTAGTGCATCCCACTGCATGCAattccaattttatttttatcatctttaattAGTCCCCTTTAATTAATTCTCTTTCCTTATGAGGGAATATGTTTGCATTAAGCTGCACTGCAAAAATCCAATGATTTACCCGTTCCTGGTACCGCTTTTCAAAATAAGCCATGTCGTCTTCTTTAGAATTTCTGACATGGGATACCTGCATTGCATCAACAGAactacctgaaaaaaaaaaatatatacatttatctAATACTTATCATTCTACTAATTTCAGTGTGTATCACATTTGGAAAAGGTATTAAAATTATTGTTTTTCCACAGAACAAAGGTAAAAGATTCCTATGTTACTTAAGGCAATTTCTTTAAATAAGCAGTGCTGTTAATTGGTTCTAAAGTGGAACAACTAGTACATAGTATAAGGGTGTGAGAAGAGCTAGATTGTTACTACCATCCTACTATGACACAAAATATGGCTTGTAAAACTTCCCTACTAATTCCATACAATAATTTACtctcagggaggaaaaaaaatcataatattatgctaaatatatacatatgttcTGTATGTTCATAGATGTTGAACTTTTACTAAGAAACAAAATTGGAAAGCCCATGGTCTCAGTAATGGATAAAAGATATCATTACTAAGAAAGAAAACAGTTGCATCAGGCAAATCatcaaagacaaagaaaaatggtTTTGTATTAAAGTAAAAGGAGAAAGattctttaaaataataaaccatttaaaaatgtcTTAAGTTATTCTGAAGCATCTTGCATACAAAAAGTTTTTCTATTAATGATATAAATGTTTTGAGAGGAATTAATGTTCTGCACTCCCTTCAGTTTTGAATTCTGAAGTATAACTTTGAAGCTGAATTCATAAATCAACTTTATACAATATACTCAGTATAATGTAATATATTAGTAATATACCAGATATTAAAAAAGATATGTTCATAACAATTCATGACTACCTGGTAACTGTGAGCTGATGTGCGCAGAACTGGATGGTCCTTGGAATGCTTTTAGAAATGGATGGTCCATGTTGGTAACAGGAGACTCTAGGAATTCAACTGACGGTGCTCCTTTTAGAAAATGtattggaaggggaaaaaaagtatcaGCTTCACTAGAAGTGTTAAGAGTAGTAGTTCTGGATTTCTCTTTTGACCAGATATTTACTAGGCTAGATACCAAAATTACTGATTTAAGTTTTATGGCCTGTTTCCTGTAGAGGTTGGAATAGATCAGGGGGtatcaaccaggggtacacgtacccccaaGGGTATTAGAAAGGTTGTAGGGGGTGTGCGCAGGAAGGCAGGGATGGATacagcagcagtgtctcccccGGCGCATTCACCTCTTacctgggggagaggagagggatgCGCCGGGCACTGCTGGCCCCGTGCAGCACaccgcacccctccccaccccagctcactcTCCTGATCGACTGCTACTCTCTTACAGCAGAGCTGCGAGGGTCTAAATGGCAAGGTGGGGGGAGTGTGTTTTGTGGCCACCCCCAGCAGTGCGCAGTTGGCTGGGCATGAGATCCATCAGTAGCCACGGAGTTGTTATCAGCCAAGgaaaagcagcacagtggcagtggtggtggccgcTGCATCCAAGCCCTCACTCCATTCAgcctcccctcccagcgctgccactacATACACactcaggagggcatggggggcacatgcccccggatCAGTATGTGGGCTGAGCTgtggcctgctgcaggctggggcagcactgggctgttcctggcggGAGTGTTGGGCcaagctgtgctgggagggggttgAGGAGGTTACAGCGaattgggggggggctgcagccctcctgtagccccgctcccagtgccaccgccacctgccccaagctcagctcagcccagcacCCTCTGGAAAGAGCCCGGTGCAGCACCGACCCAAGCCTGCAGCCGCAGCCTGCctcacacagatccggggggcacacccccccccattccctcccaggATTGCACGTAGCAGTGGAAGCCGCTGCCCCCCCACAATCCCACATCCTGCtccggctgtgcagtgcctgtcccagccccagccccactccctcactttgtgactgggctggggatggggacagaccaagacccccacagtggaggagggagtggggcagaggcaaattattcacccctgcccctgccttactCCCTTCTGAACTGTGGGTATTgtcccacaacctggcccagctggagccccattcactgtgaatgAGGCCGCAGCTGAGCCATGTCGTGGGACAATCGGAGCCCGGCAGCTCGtccaggagcacaggggagggtccccactgctgcatgcacggCAGGGGAGCCAGGGAGGGTGGCATATGCTCCCCCCTTGGCTCCCCTGTGctatgcccctggacaagccgccatcacagtgaatggggccccagccatgctgggtcatgggacaatccccacagtgcaggagggagtaggacaggggtgaatgattcacccctgcccctgtcctgctcccttctgtactgtgggggtctcaatccccagccccactcccgtCCTCACCacaatgtgggggtggggagcagattgagACCTCACAGTGAGGGAAAGAGCAAGGTAGGAGCAAGGGCTGAGGTGAGttgggcctggccaggctgggtggtgagACAAGCggaggcctgggggggcacccctgagcctctgcttatcccaccacccagcccagccagggccccactcaccccagcccctgctcctgcctgtgtcccactccttccctcactgtggggtcctcAATCTTTCCCACCAtggcccttttccttcctcccacccctttccccacagactCACCTGCTGGGGGGTGCATgcgctcagcccccccaaataattttttcttcttccacctctgcagcacctgtccctgccctatcccctgccccactcccaccctcactggaggggcctcaatctgcccgcACCCCTTAAcaacaagaaaataaatataaaggggtacatgagctgaaatgTTGAGACTGAAGGGGTAcgcttattaaaaaaggttgaaaacccctggagtaGGTAATGAAAACAATCTCTTCTCTGGAAGTAGTTCACCTTTTGGGGACCTGCGCAAATGTTCAATATCAACAACAGTCATAAAAAATTATCCCTCCTAGTCAGTTCCATGGCTACTAATGCAATGGGACCCCTAACCAATATAGGGTCTGATGGAACTGCATAATGTGCACTGCCCTAATACCACCCGTCacttctggctttaaaatctattaaaaagTAAATGGCTTTGGAGTCTGACTTACGGGAAAAGCCCAGTTTGCCTTTAAACTGGTAATATTTTAGACActtccttatttaaaaaataaatagacaaagaatctgaattgaatttcAAATCTCTTGCACTTACCTATTCCACTATCATCAAGTCTCATGTATCCTTCTGCTAGCGAACTGAAGCCAGTCAGTCCTCCCATTGCAGCATAAGGCACATCCTGCCCCACAGGCTTTCCCATGGCTGAGCGCTCTTGTTTAGTTTCCACTACTGTTTCATGAGTATATGCTGGCTGACCACAGCCACAGGTAAAGGAACTGTGAAAACCTGAGCATTTGGAAcctaatttgaaaaataaatagcaTTAAGACAGATGATGATGGAACTGATTTAATCATGATCATCAGATACCTAATAGCATCTCCCTAACTGATAGGGCAAGATTTCTCAATTTCCTTCCATGCATAAATACATGACACACTTCCCCTATGTAAGCTTATTGCCCACAAACTTGACTGGAAAATCATCTACCATTGGACAGCTaagttttctgcagcctcttttcATCATATATGGAAAAGCCTTACATTATGGAAAGGATAAACAAGACAAAGGATGAACATGTGGTTGAATCATGGAAATCACTAGATCTATGTTCTATCCCTGCAGCTGGTCCCAAAAATAATAGATTTGGCCAAGCATGGTGTTTTCAAGATTGAACAAATTGACATCAGCAAGCTGGAGGCAACTTTAGGTAACAATCTATGTTGTAATAAAAATCTACTGCTGTATTATCTATCCCAGCTAAAGATGCTGCAATAGTTATTACTATTTTTCTTTCAATCAGTCAGCTCTAATTGTTCTCTAGAGTGGGCACAGAATCAAACAGAAACTGCACCACACACTCCAATGTCTTGGCTGGACCATAGCCAGCAGATAAAGCATGTACCTAAAATCAAGAATACAGCTTAGGCCAGCTGACTGCTCACAGATCTGAGACTGTAGCAACCTGAGTTTATTTCCTAGGTCTGTCATATATTTATTGTGCAAACATGTGAAAGCAACTTACCTTCCCTATGCTTCTAGGGTTTTCCTTCTACAAAACATAGACCTGCTAATCTGCTTTGTGACTCAGAGGAAAACAAAGATCCTCCAAAGCAGAAAATTTCAAAATATGACTCCATACAAGTATCATGAAACTAAAAGGTTCGAACCATGAAGATGAGCAATCATTCTTCACTTCATTTCAGTCCATTCCAATATTTTATCTATTGAGTTTTTAGATACAATATTCTCTAGGCAGGAGCTTTGACTTTatccacatgtgcaaagtacctgTCACTGAGGGACACTACAACATTTTCTTCCAAAGAAgtgattagccatgttagtctgaagtcaggtagaaggtaggccagggtggcaccttaggcccacgattaacatgttaatcatgacAAATTGTAATATGCTACACGTTAAATCAATTTATCATGCAATAAAAGCAGCAATCAACCACCAGGATGTTCCACATTAAATGTGGAAAATCTATGTGGCTGGTTTGCTTCAATCTATGTGGCTGGTTTGGTTCACACTAAAAGTGAACATGTGACATGTTAATTTTAAAGACACCTATTTAAATTTCCCAGCACATGAACAGCCTGGCAACAGGGAGCCAGAGAACTCTAATATCAGGCTTATCGCGTGCCAGCATGTTTTTAAAAGGTCCAAGGAacagggagcccaggattgggaaGCATCCCACACCCTAGCATGCAGGATGCAAGCATGCGTTTTAAACATGCTAGGACACAGGGAGTTCAAGATCGCCAATTATACATGGAACATCTTTATGCTTCTTGATCCCAAGCTCCCTGCATGTTTAAAAGGCAAATGGGCATCTAGCTGCATGCAAGCCTTTTAAAAg
Encoded here:
- the FAM221A gene encoding protein FAM221A, which translates into the protein MERLRLRLQPGAAAAVEEYAEYRRIVGEDDGGKLFTPEEYEEYKRKVLPIRLQNRLYVSWRSPTGMDCKLVGPETLCFCTHRYKQHKTDFEVIPKDRPICVPCRVSHCQCKSYHYVPLNGTQPIRCRCKHFADQHSATPGSACNSCSKCSGFHSSFTCGCGQPAYTHETVVETKQERSAMGKPVGQDVPYAAMGGLTGFSSLAEGYMRLDDSGIGAPSVEFLESPVTNMDHPFLKAFQGPSSSAHISSQLPGSSVDAMQVSHVRNSKEDDMAYFEKRYQERLKKEKAAKQKGRGPLPSKNP